The Candidatus Methylomirabilota bacterium genome includes the window GAAGGCCATCTGGCCGGAGAGCTTGCCCCCGATCATGTCGAGCCAGTCCTGCGACGACATGGTGAGCGTGAGATTTGGGTTCGCGGCCGCGCCCTGGTTCACCGCGCACGCCCCGTCCTTGATCACCGCGTTCCACGTGCCGCCCTGGTCGCCCGTGATGTCGTACTGGATGGTGGCGTTCATGCCCGCCGCCTTGCTCGGCTGGAAGCGGCCCGCCATCGCGTCGAAGGTCTCCTTGACTGTGGGCATCGTGCTCCTCCTGTGTGGGTGCGGCTAGAACGTGAAGAGATCCATCCCCCCAGTGACGGTGAGGACGGAGCCGGTGATGTAGCGCGCGCGCTCGGAGCAGAGGAAGGCGATGGCGTTGGCCACGTCCTCGGGCTGCCCCTCGGTCTGCATGGCCACCCGCTTCACCATGCGCTCGTACATGGGCGAGAGGTTCGCGTTGGGCCCGATGATGCCGGGCGCGATCACGTTGCTGGTGATGTTGTAGCGCGCTCCCTCCAGGGCAACCGACTTGGCGAAGCCGACCACGCCCATCTTGCTGGTGGAGTACGCGGTCTGCCCGAAGCCGCCCATCAGCCCGGCGATGGAGGCCATGCAGATGACGCGGCCCCACCGGCGCTCGCGCATCCCGGGGAACACCGCCTTGGTGACGTTGTAGGTGCCGGTGAGATTGACCTGGAGGTTCAGATCCCAGGCGGCGTCGTCCATGTCCTTGAGCTGGCCCAGCGTGTAGATGAGCCCCGCGTTGTTGACGCAGATGTCGACCGGCCCGACCTCGGACTCCGCCGTGCGGACGACGCCGCCGAGGGCCGCGCGATCGGTGATGTCCACCTCGTAGCCGCGGGCGCTTCCGCCCTTGTCCGCGATCTCCTTGGCGGTCTCGGCCGCCCCCTCGCCGTTGAGGTCCAGGACGATGACCCGGCAGCCCTCCGCGGCGAGCGTCAGGCAGTCCTGCTTCCCGAGACTGCGCGCGCCGCCCGTCACCAGCGCCACCTTGCCCTTGATGCCCAGGTCCACGGTCAGCTCGCTCCGCTCGCACCCATTTGCATATTTCGCTCCCCCTCGCCTTCGGCTGCGGCTCGCCCTACCTTCCCTTGAACTCGGCCGGGCGCTTCTGGAAGAAGGCCTGCAGCCCCTCGGCGGCGTCCTCGGTGCGGATCACCTTGTCGAAGGCGCGGATCTCCACTTCGATGGCCTTGTCGATGGGCGCCTCCAGGCCGTCGTCCAACGCCTCGATCAGCACCCGGGTGGCGATGGGCGGGCGCTTGCCCAGCTCGCGCGCCAGCGCCTTCGCGTCGGCGAGGGTCTCGCCGTCCTTGGCGAGTCGGTTCACCAGCCCGATGCGGTAGCACTCCTGGGCGGAGATCTGCGTACCGAGAATCAGGTGCTCGAGGGCCAGCCCGCGCCCGATCAAGCGCGGCAAGCGCTGAGTGCCGCCGTAGCCGGGGATGATGCCGAGGCTCGACTCGGTCTGGCCCATCCGAGCCGACTCCCTGAGGATGCGGATGTGGCAGCCCATCGCGATCTCGCAGCCGCCCCCCAGCGCGTGGCCGTTGATGGCGGCGATCACGGGCTTGGGAAAACGCTCGATGCGCCGGATCACGCTGTTGCCGAAGCGGAGGAACGCCGCGATGTCCCCGGTGAAGGCCGAGCCCAGATCGGCGCCCGCGCAGAAGATCCGGTCCCCCGCCCCCGTGATGATGATGGAGCGCACCGCGTCGTCGGGCTGAAGCTCCGACAGCGCCGCGTTGAGATCCCGCATCAGCGCCTCGTTGATGGCGTTCATAGGCGGGCGGTTGAGCGTGATCACCGCGAAGCTCTCCTCGCGGGCGAGGAGGAGCGTCTCGTACGCCATCGCCGGGGCTCCTTGTCGCGGGGACTAGCGGGGCCCGAGGCCCCGGAGGAAGATGTCGGCGAGCGGCTCGGCGGTGTCGGCGAGGCGGTAGCCCCGCTTGCCGAGCACCCACGAGGTCGCCATCTGGTCCATCGCGCCGAACAGCGCCTTCGTCGCCACCTTGATGGGCAGGTCTGAGCGGAACCGGCCGTCGGCCACACCTTCCTCGATTACCGAGGCGATGAGCGCGAAATACGACGAGATCTCGTGCGCGGAGGCGCCGCGGAAGAACTTCTGGCCTTGCCGCTGCTCCACCTGCACCACTTCCGCGAGCTGCGGATCCTCCTCCAGCATCTCGAAGTGGAGGTGGATCAGCCGGCGGAGCTTGGCCACCGCGTCGGGCTCGTCGGCGATCGCCTTGCGCAAGCTCGCCACGAACTGCGCCATCTTGTCGCGGAAGAGCGTGACGAGGATGTCGTCCTTGGTGCGGAAGTAGAGATAAATGGTGCCGGCCGCGATCCCGGCCTCGCGCGCGATGTCGGACACACGCGAGTTGTAGTAGCCCTTGCGGGCGAAGACCCGTACAGCGGCCTCGATGATCTGTTGTGGCTTGTCAGGATCGCGCATGCGCGTACGGGTGACTGAACCGCCATTCATGGTAGTCGGGGCCCCCCACGCTGTCAACCGCGAGGGCGTCTCAGGCGGGCTCTTCGAGGAGCGCGGTGACGAAGCGGTTGATGCGCTCGAACTGCGCCGGCGAGGCGTTGGCGAAGACGAGCGCGGCGCCGCGCTCGTCCACCTCCCACACCACGGCGTGGAGGGCCAGGGCCTCGGTCTCTCCGTCGGGCAGCAGCATGTCGATCCGCTCGCCGGCGCGCAGGGCAAGCCCGGTGGTGACGCGGGCCCCGAACGCCGAGAGATCCACGGTCTCCGCGGGGACGAGGGCGCCGCCACCATGGCGCAACGTCACCATGACCGGCAGCTGCACCCGCGGCGAGCGGCGCCGGGCCTCCCACCAGTCGAGCTGGGGGCGCACGCGCCGCGCGGCGCGATCGGGCAGCGGGCCACCCACGCTCATGATGTCGATGGCCACGCCGTCTTCGCCGCTGCGCACCACGAGGCCGTTCACCGACAGCACCTCGACGCGCGGGCCCGGCAAGGTCATCATGACGCGAACCTCGATGCCGGCGGGAATGTCCGCGGGCACGGCGACGCGCAGGCCGGACGCGCTGATGTCGGCCACGCGGCCCTTGAGGAATTCCCCCGTGGGCAGATCGATCTGCACGGGCCACGTCGCCCGCGCGCGCTGGGCGCCGCGACGATCCGGGCGAACGGACACGGCGTCGCTCAGCCTCCGCGCTCGAGGAGGCGCCGCACCAGGCGGCTCAGCCGATCGTACTCGCCGGGACGCAGATTGACGAACACGAACACCGACCCGCGATCGGCCATGCTCCAGACCACCGACGGCAGGCGCAGCGGCTCGTCGTCCCCGTCGGGCTCGATCTCGAGCTTGGCGGTGTCGCCGGGCCGCAGCGCCAGGTCGGTGGCGACGCGCGCGCCGAACGGGGAGAGGTCGAGGGTCTTGCCGTGGCCCACCGGACCGTGCGGGACGCGGATGGTCACCGGCAATGGCCGGCTGGCACGCGGCGCGCGGCGCCGCCCTTCCCATCCCGCGACGAGCGGCTCCACGCGACGCGCCTCGGTGTCCGGCATGCCGATGAAGTCCAGCGCGAGCGCGTCGGCGTCGCGCCGCGTGACGCGCGCCACCACTTCCAGGCGCTCGGCGCCGCGCGGCAGCGTGATGCGGAGAGTCACCGCGGCGCCGACGGGGAGATCGGCCGAGGCGCGCACGCGGACGCCGGAGGTCGAGATGTCGATCACGTGCCCATCGATGATGCCGCGCTCGAAGGTCTCGAGCCGGACCAGCCAGTCGGCGGTGGCCCGTGGCGCTCCGCGCCGATCCCGTCCCTTCACGCGCGCGTCCTCATCTCCGACACCAACTTGCGGCCCCGGCCCCGCTCCTGTCAAGCGGCGCGTCCTTGACGCCCCCGGATGGCGCGCGTACGATGCCGCGCATGAAGATCAAGTACCGTGTCGGGATCATGCCGGGGCCGTGGCCGCCGGGCCGCGACGGCGCCGACTTCCTGTGGGCGCTCACCGATCTCTGCGAGCGCACCGACATCGACTCGATCTGGCTCTCCGACCGTCTCTCCTCGCCGGTGCCCACGCCCGAGGTCATGACCACGCTCGCCGCCATCGCCGCGCGCACCACGCGGCTCAAGTTCGGCCCCAGCGTGATCGTGCTGCCGTATCGCACGCCAGTGGTGGCGGCCAAGGAGATGGCGACGGTGGACTGGCTCTCCCGCGGGCGCCTCTTCCCGGCGGTGGGCGTGGGCGTGGAGCTGCCGCGCGAGTTCGAAGCCTCCGGCGTCGCCTTCCGCGAGCGGGGCCGGCGCACCGATGAGGCGATTCGCGTGATGCGTCTCCTGTGGACGCAGGACGAGGTCAGCTTCCAGGGGGAGTTCTACAAGCTCGACCGTATCACCCTGCTCCCCAAGCCGTGGCAGACGCCTCCGCCCATCTGGATCGGCGGAAAGAGCGAGGCGGCGCAACGGCGCACCGCGCGCCTCGGCGACGGCTGGATGCCGTCCTTCATTACGCCCGACGAGTTTCGCGTGGGCGTGGAGCGCGTGCAGGAGCTGGCCGCCGCCGAGGGCCGCGAGGTCCCGGCCGATCACTTCGGCACCCTCGTGAATTTCGCGCTCGCGGACACGCCCGAGCGCGGCCAGGCGCTCGCCGCGCCCTTTATCCCCCGCGGCCGCGTCGACGAGTCGGTGATGCGGCAGTGCGTGGCCTTCGGCCCTCCCGAGGTCGTTGCCGAGAAGATCGAGGCGTACGTCAAGGGCGGCGGGTCCAAGTTCATTCTCCGTCCCCTGTGCCCGCCCGACATGATGCTCGAGCAGCTCGCGCGCCTCGCCGCCGAGGTCGTCCCCGCGTTCCACGCGCGCTGACCGCCGGCATGCGCACCCCTGGCCCCGCCCTCCGCCGCGTCGCCGGCGCGATCCTCGCCGCGCTCGCGCTCGCCGGCTGCTCCTCGATCATCTCGATCGACCTGCAGCCGCGCATCCGTCCCCTGGAGGAGGATACCGTCGAGGGCTCGGGCACGCCGAAGATCCTGCTCCTCGATCTCTCCGGGCTGCTCCAGGAAGACACGCCCAGCCTTTCCCTCACCACGCCGCCGCCTCGCGTGCCCCTCCTGGCGCGCGTCCGCGAGGAGCTCGCGAAGGCCGAGAAGGACGACAAGGTGCAAGGGGTGGTGCTGCGCATCAACAGCCCCGGCGGCACGATGACCGCCTCGGACGTGATCTACCGCGAGATCCGGGAGTTCAAGGCGCGGCGGAAGGTGCCCGTGATCGCCGCCATCATGGACGTGGGGGCCTCGGGCGGCTACTACGTGGCGCTGGCCGCCGACCAGATCTTCGTGCACCCCACGAGCATCACCGGCAGCATCGGCGTGATCATGCTCACCGTCAATGCCCAGGGCCTGATGGAGAAGATCGGCGTGACCCCGCTCGCCATCAAGTCCGGCCCCCTCAAGGACGCGGGCTCGCCGTTCCGGGGCCTCACCGACGAGGAGCGCGGGGTCTTCCAGTCGGTGATCGACGACATGTTCGGCCGGTTCGTGCGCCTGGTGTCGGAGTCACGGAAGATCCCGGAGGCCCGCGTGCGCCAGTTCGCCGATGGCCGGATCTACACCGCGGAGCAGGCCCGCGCGCTCGGCCTCGTCGACAAGATCGGCTATCTCGACGAGGCGGTGGCGGCGGCGCGCCAGGCCGCCGGAGTCACCGAAGCGCGCGTCGTCATGTATCACCGGCCGCGGGAATACCGCGCCAATCTCTACTCCGCGTCCCTGCCGCCCTCGGGCGCCGAGAGTCTCCTGACCCAGGCCGCCGGGCTCCTCGGCGGCGGGCCGGGCACGCGCTTCCTCTACCTCTGGTGGCCATAGCCCCGGACGCCGCCGCCGCGCCGCTCGCGCTCACTTGGGCGCGGGCATCCCGTACGCGACGATGTCCTGGTCGGTGTTCCACTTCACCCAGTTCACTTCCTCCGGATCGCTGGTGAGGGGCCGCGTCGCCGGCGGGGCGCCGCTCACCGGCACGAGCAGCTCCTCGCCCGTCTTCAGCGGCCGCTCCCAGGCGGGTCCGCTCGTGGCCCGCACCACCGCCAGCCCGTGATGGCAGCGCACGAGGACGCTGCCGTCGGAGTTGGTGCGCAGGGAGGTGCCGCCGCTCCGCACGCCGACGGTGGCCGCGCCGGCCTCGATCTCGATCGGGGCACGGGTCACCGTCAACGGCAGCACCGACACCCAGCTGCGGCCGCCGTCCAGCTTCACCTTGAGCGGCGCGCCCGCGGTGGTCGGCCCGCCCGCGGGAACGTTCGACGGCGGCTCGACGATGAAGATCTGGGTGAGCTGGGCCAGACGGATCGAGTTGCCGTTGTTCGTGAGGAGCGTGAGGCGGCCGCCGGCGAGGGCCCGCGCCCCGTCGCCCTCCGCGATGGTGTCCCGCAGCTTGGCCGGCACCCAGGAGCCGTTCTTCAGGATGATCTCGGACGGTCCGGAGATCGTGGAGGCGGTCAGCGGACTCTCCTTGGGCTGGGCCGCGGCGGGCGCGGCGGCGAGGAGCGCGCACGCGAGGGCAAGGGCGAGCGAAAACACCGGTGCCGTCATGCCTCGAGTCCTTTCTGGTGACCGAAGCGCATGCCGCAGGTCAACGACCCGACCAGCGCGGCGCGCGCTTCTCGAAGAAGGCGGTGACGCCCTCGCGGGCGTCGTCGGAGAGAAAGACGAGGGTGGTGAGCTCCCGCAGATAGCGCAGGGCGCCCGGATAGTCCATCTCGACGGACGTCGCCGCGGCCTCCTTGGCGAGGCCCAGCGCGGCGGGCGAGTAGCCCGCGAGCTTGGCGGCGAGCCCGCGCACCTCTTCGCCGAGGACGGCGCGCGGGACGACCCGGCTGACGAGGCCCATCTCGAAGGCCTCGCGCGCCGAGACCTGATCGCCGCTCAACACCATGAGCATGCCCCGCTTCCGACCCGCCGCACGCAAGATGGGCGCCATGACAATGAGCGGAAGCACGCCGAGGCGAATCTCGGGCAGCCCGAAGACCGCGTCCTCCGACGCCACCACGACGTCGCAGCCCACCGCGAGTCCGCAGCCGCCGGCCAGGGCATAGCCGTGCACCTGGGCGATGAGCGGCGTGCGCATGCGGGCCATCGCCTCCAGCACGCGCGGGAGGCCCCCAAAGGACTCGCGGGCCTCGAGCGTGGTGCCGCGGTCCCGCACGCCCTTGAGATCCGCGCCGGCGCAGAACTCGCGCTCCCCCGCCCCGCGCAGGACGATGACGCGCGCGGCGGGATCTCTCTCGAGGGCAGCGAGGGCGGCCTCCAGCTCGCCGAGCAGCGTCGCGTTCAGCGCATTGCGGACGTCGGGACGGTTCAGCGTGACGGTGGCGACGCCATCGGCTACCTCCACCAGCAGGGTCTCGAATGTCACGCCGTCTCCTCCGCCGAGTCGAGCAGGTCGAGGAACTGCTTCAGGATGCGCGCGGTGGCGCCCCACACCAGGTCCTCCTCCGACACCCGATAGAAGTGTACGGGATGGGGCTCCCCACCCCGCTCCCATATCTCCGTGCGGAAGATGGCGGGGTCGCGCAGGAGGTCCAGCGGCACCTCGATCACCCGCTCGATCTCCCGGCCGTCCGGCCGGAAGTCCACCCGCTCCCGGATCAGGCCCACCACCGGCGTGATCACGAACGGCGTGGCCCGGGTCATGGTGTCGTCGAGGAGGCCCAGCACCTCGACCGCCTCGGCGGGGATGCGCACCTCCTCCCAGGCCTCGCGGAGCGCGGTCTCCACCCGCGAGGCGTCCCGCTCCTCGCACACGCCCCCGGGGAAGGAGAACTGTCCCTTGTGGTGGGGGACGGCTTCCGACTTCTTGGTGAACACGATGTGCGGGCCGCCCTTGTCGGTGATGGGCAGCAGCACCGCCGCCGACACCAGATCGCTGCGGTCGAGGGCGACCCGCGGATGACGAGACAGCGCGAGATCGAGCCGGCGCCGCAGGGTGTCCAGGTCCAACGCTACCGTGCCTGGAAGTTCGGCTTCCGCTTCTCCGCGAACGCCTTGGGACCCTCTACCGCGTCGGCAGTCCCGCGCAGTGTCCCGGACAGGAACGCCTCCAGGCGGAGGCCGTCGGCCAGCGGCATGGTCAGGCCGCGCAGGGTCGCCTCCTTGGCGGCACGCACGGCGAGCGGCCCGCGCTCGCAGATGGTGTCGGCCCACTCCCGTGCGGTGCGGAGGAGATCGGCCGGCGGCACCACCGCGTTGACGAGGCCCCAACGCAGGGCCTCCTCCGCGGTCATCGTGCGCGCCATCAGGATCAGCTCCATGGCCTTGGCGAGGGGGATGGCGCGTGGCAGTCGCTGGGTGCCGCCCGCGCCGGGCATGATGGCCCAGCGGACCTCGGGGAGCCCGAACGTGGCATGAGTCACGGCGAGCCGGAGGTCGCAGGCCAGCGCCAGCTCCATGCCGCCGGCGAGGCAGTGGCCGTTGATCGCCGCGATCATGGGCTTCCAGATCTCGAGCCCGCGGGTAATCCCGCCCAGCCCCGGGTCGTTGTGGCTGCGGCGGCGCCCCTCGCCGAACGCGGCCGGGATCATCTTCTTGAGATCCGCGCCGGCCGAGAAGGACTTCTCACCGGCGCCGGTGAAGATGGCCACCCAGGCGCTCTCGTCGTCCCGGAAGCGTGTCCACGCCTCGATCAGCGCCTGATGCGTCTCGGGATCGATCGCGTTCATGGCATCGGGACGGTTGATCGTGAGCGTGACGACGTGGCCCTGCTGTGCGTAGAGGACGGTCATGACGTGTCTCCGATCCTAGGACATGATGAAGCCGCCGTCCACGTTGAGACCCTGCCCGGTGATCCCGCGGCTCTCGGGCAGGGCGAGGAAGACGGCGGCATGGGCGATCTCCTCCGCCTCGATCATGCGGCGCTGCGGCACGCGGCGTTTGATGTGGCGCTCGAAGATCTCCTCCCCCGGCACGTCCGTCACGCCGCCGTCGCGGCTCCGCACCTTCTGGGGCGCGACGCCCATGCCCGCCCGGACATAGCCCGGGCAGATGGTGTTGACGGTGATGTCGGCATGCCCCTGGCTGGCCAGCTCGGTGGCGAGCGCGCGCGTGAGCCCGATCACCCCGTGCTTGCTCGCGGCATAGGCGCTCACGAAGCCGTAGCCGCCCATGCGCCCGAAGATGGAGGAGATCGTGATGATGCGCCCGCGCCCCTGCCGCATCATCTGAGGCAGCACGGCGCGGATGGCGCGGTACGTGCCGTTGAGGTTCACGTCGATGACGCGCGTCCAGTCCGCCTCGGGCTGCTCGGCGAGGAGTCCGCCGCCCGCCACGCCCGCGCAGGTGACCAGGACGTCGAGGGCGCCGAAGGCGTCCACGGCACGCGCGGCCATCGTCTCCATGTCGGGAAGGCGCGTGACGTCCGCGCGCAGCGCCTCCGCGCGCGCGCCCAGCCCGACCGCCTCGCGCGCCACCGTCTGCACTTCGGTGAGCACGTCGGAGGCGACGAGCAGGTGGGCGCCCTCGGCCGCCAGTGCCAGCGCGACCGCGCGGCCGATGCCGCGGCCGCCACCCGTCACGACCGCGACCCGATCCTTCAGGCGCACGGCGGCGATGCTAGACGAAGCGGCAGGAGACCGAGCCCAGGCGGGTGAAGGAGGCGCGCACCGACTCGCCGGCCTGCGGCCGAAGGATCTTCGAGATGGATCCCGTCAGCACCACGTCGCCGGCGGCGAGGCCACGGCCCATGCGTCCGAGCGTATTGGCCACCCACGCCAGGGAGATGAGCGGGTTGCCCAGCACCTCGGCCGCCGTCGCGGTCGCGACGGTCTGGCCGTTCTGCTCGTAGACCACGCCCTCGAGGGCGAGATCGAGCGCGGCCACGGGCGTGAGCGGCCGTCCCAGCACGATCGCATTCGTGTAGACCCCATCGGCAACCACGTCCGCCCCGGTCGGCCGGCCCGAGAAGCGAAAGTCGATCAGCTCGAACGACGGCATGGCGCCCTCGACCGCGAGCAGCGCCGACACCGGCGTCACCCCTGGCCCCGCGAGGTCGCGCTTGAGCAGGAACGCCACCTCGACCTCCACGCCCAGCGCCGCGAAGCGGCTCATGGGCACGCTGTCACCGCCCGAGAAGACACCGGATCCGAGCATGAAGCCGAGGACCGGCTCGCTCACGCCGTAGGTCGCCTGGACGGCAGCGTTGGTGAAGCCCGCCTTCCAGCCGATGACCCGCTCGCCGCGAAGCACGAGCGCCTGCTCGACCGCGCGCTGCACCGCGTAGGCGTCCTCGAGACCGAGGTCCGCGTACTTCTCCGTGAGCGGCGCGACCTGCCCATGCCCAAGCCGGCTCATGAGGAGATGGTCGACGGCGGAATCGATGGCGATGGGCATGGAGGCGAGTCTCCTTAGCGCTTGCGTCTAGGCTTCTTTTTCACTTGTTTACGTGACCGCGCCTTAGGACGACCCTTAGGCTTGGGGCGAGGCGTGGAGCGGGCGGCGCGGCGGGAGGCGATGTGGCTCTCGTTCCGGGAGCCGACCGACCCCCGCACCACCGGTCCTGAGCGAATCGCGGTGATCCAGACCGTGAGGTCCTGCGCGAGCTCCGGGTAGCAGACGTCGCGATATGCCTCGAGCGCGCGCAGGGCTGCCGGGTCCTTCCAGGGCTTGAGGACGAACGGCGCGTCGGGATCCCTGGGGTCGAATGGCCCCTCGGTGCTCATCGGCATCACGATGTAGCGCCGTGTCAGCTCCGCCATGGTGCGCCTCCCGGTGTGAAAGTGCGGTCGACTGCCCGGGCAGAGTACGACGGCGCGGACGACTGCGCAATGAGGGATGTGGGGCGGGGAGCGCCCATCGCGGCGCTCCCCGCGGGGTTACTTCGAGCGGCTCGAGCTGCGGCGCGATTTCCCCTTTCGCGGAATGCGCGCCCCGGACCGGCGCGCCTCGCTCAGCGCGATCGCGACGGCCTGCTTCCGCTTTCGTACCTTACCCCCCGAGCCAGAGCGCAAGGAGCCATGCTTGTATTCGCGCATGACCTTGTGGACCTTGCGCCGGCCCTTGCCTTTGCTGGACGAGCGACGCGTCGAACGTCGAGCCATGCCGTGCCTCCCTTCGCGCCTTGCGCGCGTTGTATGTCGGGTGCCGCGCCTCAGAGCTCATCGGGCGCAGGGGGCTCGCCCACTCGCGACGGATCCCCGCCGCCGGGGGCGCGCTTGCGCCCGCTGGAGCCGGACCCCGGACGAGGCTGCGGCGTCCCGTCCGGCTCATCGCTCTCCCCCGCCACCGTGGCAAGGATCTGCACCACCACGTAGCCCGGTCCTCGATAGGCGCCGCTGATCTGGACCGTGCCCAGCCCCATCGCGGCGGCGCCGCGGACCGCGCGCTCGAGCGCCTTTTTCAGCGCGGCGTCAATGCCGTCGTCCGAATCGCTCTCGAGCACGGCGCGCGTCTCGATCATCGCCATCTCGGTGGGCGCGGCCCAGGCCGACGGCGCCATGAGCAGCATTGCCATGAGCGCCGCCCCGAGGACGGCCGCCAGTGTCGTCGGTCGAACGCCGTGCCTCGGCCAGTTCGTCATGTGCCGGTACCTCATGGTCCGATCGCCCGTGGGACCTACCGTCCGCCCTTGCACGTCCGCTCGTGCTCGTTCAGCTCGCGCTCCGTGTCGAAGCTCTTCCCGCACTTGCCGCACGTGAGCTGCGCCATGATGGGCTCACTCCTTTCCGCGCCTTCGCGGCGGCGGCGCGGGCCCGCGATCCACGCGCGCGCCCGCCTCGCTCCAGACTCTGCTGGAGCGCATCCATGAGATCGATGACCTTGCCGCGAGGCGCCGGGGGCGCCGCGACCGCCGCGGCCTTGCCCGCGGCCTTGCGCCGGATCGCCTGTAGCACCCGGGTCCGGAACTCGTCGTGATGGCGGGAGGCCTCGTAGCGGGGCCGTGCCAGCTCGTCGATCAGGCGCCGCGCGAGTTTCTGCTCCGCGGGCTTCACCGCGCCCCTCTC containing:
- a CDS encoding TIGR03619 family F420-dependent LLM class oxidoreductase — encoded protein: MKIKYRVGIMPGPWPPGRDGADFLWALTDLCERTDIDSIWLSDRLSSPVPTPEVMTTLAAIAARTTRLKFGPSVIVLPYRTPVVAAKEMATVDWLSRGRLFPAVGVGVELPREFEASGVAFRERGRRTDEAIRVMRLLWTQDEVSFQGEFYKLDRITLLPKPWQTPPPIWIGGKSEAAQRRTARLGDGWMPSFITPDEFRVGVERVQELAAAEGREVPADHFGTLVNFALADTPERGQALAAPFIPRGRVDESVMRQCVAFGPPEVVAEKIEAYVKGGGSKFILRPLCPPDMMLEQLARLAAEVVPAFHAR
- a CDS encoding CoA pyrophosphatase codes for the protein MDLDTLRRRLDLALSRHPRVALDRSDLVSAAVLLPITDKGGPHIVFTKKSEAVPHHKGQFSFPGGVCEERDASRVETALREAWEEVRIPAEAVEVLGLLDDTMTRATPFVITPVVGLIRERVDFRPDGREIERVIEVPLDLLRDPAIFRTEIWERGGEPHPVHFYRVSEEDLVWGATARILKQFLDLLDSAEETA
- a CDS encoding fumarylacetoacetate hydrolase family protein; this encodes MPIAIDSAVDHLLMSRLGHGQVAPLTEKYADLGLEDAYAVQRAVEQALVLRGERVIGWKAGFTNAAVQATYGVSEPVLGFMLGSGVFSGGDSVPMSRFAALGVEVEVAFLLKRDLAGPGVTPVSALLAVEGAMPSFELIDFRFSGRPTGADVVADGVYTNAIVLGRPLTPVAALDLALEGVVYEQNGQTVATATAAEVLGNPLISLAWVANTLGRMGRGLAAGDVVLTGSISKILRPQAGESVRASFTRLGSVSCRFV
- the sppA gene encoding signal peptide peptidase SppA, translating into MRTPGPALRRVAGAILAALALAGCSSIISIDLQPRIRPLEEDTVEGSGTPKILLLDLSGLLQEDTPSLSLTTPPPRVPLLARVREELAKAEKDDKVQGVVLRINSPGGTMTASDVIYREIREFKARRKVPVIAAIMDVGASGGYYVALAADQIFVHPTSITGSIGVIMLTVNAQGLMEKIGVTPLAIKSGPLKDAGSPFRGLTDEERGVFQSVIDDMFGRFVRLVSESRKIPEARVRQFADGRIYTAEQARALGLVDKIGYLDEAVAAARQAAGVTEARVVMYHRPREYRANLYSASLPPSGAESLLTQAAGLLGGGPGTRFLYLWWP
- a CDS encoding enoyl-CoA hydratase-related protein, whose amino-acid sequence is MAYETLLLAREESFAVITLNRPPMNAINEALMRDLNAALSELQPDDAVRSIIITGAGDRIFCAGADLGSAFTGDIAAFLRFGNSVIRRIERFPKPVIAAINGHALGGGCEIAMGCHIRILRESARMGQTESSLGIIPGYGGTQRLPRLIGRGLALEHLILGTQISAQECYRIGLVNRLAKDGETLADAKALARELGKRPPIATRVLIEALDDGLEAPIDKAIEVEIRAFDKVIRTEDAAEGLQAFFQKRPAEFKGR
- a CDS encoding TetR/AcrR family transcriptional regulator — translated: MRDPDKPQQIIEAAVRVFARKGYYNSRVSDIAREAGIAAGTIYLYFRTKDDILVTLFRDKMAQFVASLRKAIADEPDAVAKLRRLIHLHFEMLEEDPQLAEVVQVEQRQGQKFFRGASAHEISSYFALIASVIEEGVADGRFRSDLPIKVATKALFGAMDQMATSWVLGKRGYRLADTAEPLADIFLRGLGPR
- a CDS encoding enoyl-CoA hydratase/isomerase family protein, whose amino-acid sequence is MTFETLLVEVADGVATVTLNRPDVRNALNATLLGELEAALAALERDPAARVIVLRGAGEREFCAGADLKGVRDRGTTLEARESFGGLPRVLEAMARMRTPLIAQVHGYALAGGCGLAVGCDVVVASEDAVFGLPEIRLGVLPLIVMAPILRAAGRKRGMLMVLSGDQVSAREAFEMGLVSRVVPRAVLGEEVRGLAAKLAGYSPAALGLAKEAAATSVEMDYPGALRYLRELTTLVFLSDDAREGVTAFFEKRAPRWSGR
- a CDS encoding SDR family NAD(P)-dependent oxidoreductase codes for the protein MDLGIKGKVALVTGGARSLGKQDCLTLAAEGCRVIVLDLNGEGAAETAKEIADKGGSARGYEVDITDRAALGGVVRTAESEVGPVDICVNNAGLIYTLGQLKDMDDAAWDLNLQVNLTGTYNVTKAVFPGMRERRWGRVICMASIAGLMGGFGQTAYSTSKMGVVGFAKSVALEGARYNITSNVIAPGIIGPNANLSPMYERMVKRVAMQTEGQPEDVANAIAFLCSERARYITGSVLTVTGGMDLFTF
- a CDS encoding PilZ domain-containing protein; translated protein: MKGRDRRGAPRATADWLVRLETFERGIIDGHVIDISTSGVRVRASADLPVGAAVTLRITLPRGAERLEVVARVTRRDADALALDFIGMPDTEARRVEPLVAGWEGRRRAPRASRPLPVTIRVPHGPVGHGKTLDLSPFGARVATDLALRPGDTAKLEIEPDGDDEPLRLPSVVWSMADRGSVFVFVNLRPGEYDRLSRLVRRLLERGG
- a CDS encoding SCP2 sterol-binding domain-containing protein; this translates as MPTVKETFDAMAGRFQPSKAAGMNATIQYDITGDQGGTWNAVIKDGACAVNQGAAANPNLTLTMSSQDWLDMIGGKLSGQMAFMSGKLKLKGDMGLAMKVGSLFSV
- a CDS encoding PilZ domain-containing protein encodes the protein MSVRPDRRGAQRARATWPVQIDLPTGEFLKGRVADISASGLRVAVPADIPAGIEVRVMMTLPGPRVEVLSVNGLVVRSGEDGVAIDIMSVGGPLPDRAARRVRPQLDWWEARRRSPRVQLPVMVTLRHGGGALVPAETVDLSAFGARVTTGLALRAGERIDMLLPDGETEALALHAVVWEVDERGAALVFANASPAQFERINRFVTALLEEPA
- a CDS encoding SDR family NAD(P)-dependent oxidoreductase, which codes for MRLKDRVAVVTGGGRGIGRAVALALAAEGAHLLVASDVLTEVQTVAREAVGLGARAEALRADVTRLPDMETMAARAVDAFGALDVLVTCAGVAGGGLLAEQPEADWTRVIDVNLNGTYRAIRAVLPQMMRQGRGRIITISSIFGRMGGYGFVSAYAASKHGVIGLTRALATELASQGHADITVNTICPGYVRAGMGVAPQKVRSRDGGVTDVPGEEIFERHIKRRVPQRRMIEAEEIAHAAVFLALPESRGITGQGLNVDGGFIMS
- a CDS encoding enoyl-CoA hydratase-related protein → MTVLYAQQGHVVTLTINRPDAMNAIDPETHQALIEAWTRFRDDESAWVAIFTGAGEKSFSAGADLKKMIPAAFGEGRRRSHNDPGLGGITRGLEIWKPMIAAINGHCLAGGMELALACDLRLAVTHATFGLPEVRWAIMPGAGGTQRLPRAIPLAKAMELILMARTMTAEEALRWGLVNAVVPPADLLRTAREWADTICERGPLAVRAAKEATLRGLTMPLADGLRLEAFLSGTLRGTADAVEGPKAFAEKRKPNFQAR